The following DNA comes from Bos indicus x Bos taurus breed Angus x Brahman F1 hybrid chromosome 22, Bos_hybrid_MaternalHap_v2.0, whole genome shotgun sequence.
tttaaaatatacttctgaGAAGGTTGAAGTTATAGACAGGTTTTCAATATTTGGAAACCGTTAAGAATAATGGGAAATGTTTTTTAACCTTGAACATCTTTTAAATGGTGTAAATGAAATAGTTTGTGAAATGTGATTTGTCAATAACATTGAATGTCATCCAGCCATTTAAAATTGCTATGAAAACTAGGTGCAGGAGAAAACTATGTGACATAGAAAGCAGAATCCTCATATGCATATGAGGGTACGTATTGGAAAGAGTTGGAAATTAGTTGGACTTTATTCTCATCATCTTTCTTTGGGTTGTTACATAAATTaattatgtaaaaagaaaagaggtgGGGAGGAAAGTGCTGCTGTAGGATTTCTCTCCCTAGTGGCCTGTGGTGTTAACTCAAAGggattttatttgctttgttttgctaATGGAGGTCTGATTTCCTCTTCCTAGTGTGATTTTGATCATGGCCTTTTCCAGAGCACTTGAACTGGGATTAGTCGCTGGTAAGAGACTTTGTTCTTTTGATCACTGGCAATTTTCAAGTGGCCTGGAACATAGACTCAAGGAGTTAATTTTGTCATTCAGGATTGGGTGACCTTGAACTTGCCCGTCCATCACAGGGAGAGCTGGCCTTCAGAGATGATGGCCTTTGGTCCCAAGAGGAGCCTGCAATTCGTCACCAGCCTTCCCAATTTGTAGCATCCATGGGAATCCAAAAGAGTAAGACGTACCCGCCTTAGATGTACAGTGTGGTATCTTTATCGTGGTCCTTTATGTGTTTTCTGAGTATCTTTTTGACACTTTCGCCTAAAAGAGTGAGCATCTGATTCTGGAGCTGGGTTTGATTCTGGGGACAATACAGGCATGCACTTCACACTGCCCTCCACCCCACCACAGAACACAGTTTCTCTCGAAGAACACAAGTTTCCCTCACCTGATCCCACGTCACTCTGGGGATTCCAGGTACCACCACTGGCTGGTGCATGAAAAAAGATTTCTCTGCTCAAAAGCACAGGTGGTCAAAGGAACACTAAAAAGCAGAGTCTTGTTCAGTGAGATTTACAATGTTTAGACATCTGCAAACACTTTGGGGAGATTAAGTCCTTACCGCCATATTAACCTTTTAAGAGAACTCACTTTTCAGTCCCTCCACCCCTCTCAGCCACCTCTTCTTACATTTCAGGTAAGGAGCTGAACAGAACCTGCTGTTTGAATGGGGGAACCTGCATGCTGGGATCCTTTTGTGCCTGCCCTCCCTCTTTCTATGGACGCAACTGTGAGCATGACTCTCGCAAAGAGTAAGTCCTTgaaaggggctgggggtggagaggggaggagaagtggGGATTTAAAATCTGCATGTCCATTCATCCTCAGGAACTGTGGGTCTGTGCCCCATGACACCTGGCTGCCCAGGAAGTGTTCCATGTGTAAATGCTGGCATGGCCAGCTTCGCTGCTTTCCTCAGTCATTCCTACCTGGTTGTGGTAAGCAGAGGGTCCCCTCTTTTGCCTTCTCAGGTTAGTTAGTGGCCTGTGGACACTTAGTTAATAGGGTCTTTCCTCTTACCACATGGCTTGCTGGAAACTGTCAGTCAAGGTCTGCTTGTAAAAGCATCGAGGACTCCAGATTGGATGTTCATCCTGGCACCCTTGATATTAACTTCCTCAGTATGAGGCTAGTTGTGCCACCTTTCAGGTGGAGAGTTACTTTGAGTCTACCTGACACTTTATAGGATGTGAAACTCTGTagaggaaaataaacaagaaaagccTTGGCCTCTTAAATACCAAGAGATGCTCTCTGGTGTTTCTTTGGGCAGGGAGACCCAGACAGACTCCAGAGGGGCAGCTCAGTTTGTGCTCACCCCAGAGTGGGATTGCAAGTGAAGGCAGCCATCTGCTAATTAATttgcaagtgaaagtcgctcagtcgtgttggactctttgcaaccccatggactatacagtccatggaattttccaggccagaatactggagtaggtagcctttcccttctccaggggatcttcccaacccagggatcaaacccaggtctcctgcattgcaggcggattctttaccagctgagccacaagggcagcccagAGTGGGCATGGGAAAACCCAACTTCAAGTATTATACTTAAATTCCACGGGAGGATCTgagcccccttctcctttcataGGAGCTTCTTCATGGATCCTAAAAGGTCCCTGTACAGCACTCCCTGGTGATTGGTCTCAGAACCCGTTCACCTTATTGGTTTTTACTGATTTGAGGAAAACAATGACAGGAAGGGCAGGAacataaaggaaaacaagaagagAGGGTTTGCTCCCTACCCCAACCTGAGCCAGATTTCAGAGGCCACCCTAGTTCAGAGGCCTCTCCTAGTCCTGACCCTGCAGACGttagaaattgaaaatattcaacaaattgaaaatgaaaacaaatgcttCATTGAGCACAAGATGGGACACCGATCCAGGCAGGGATTGTCTTTTCTATTTGCATTGGGTATCAGACCcagttgggctttcctggtgcctcacacggtaaagaatccgcctgcaatgctggagatctgggtttgattcctgggttgggaagatttcctggagaagtccatggacagaggagcctggcaggcaatagtccatgggattataaaaagctggacatgactgactgacgaacacacacacacaaatacacatacacatcagACCCAGGGTAGGTGATTGGAAGGTGTGGTGGAATAGTTGGATAGGTAGGGACCATATTTTCTCCCCAGAACTTGGGGCCCAAAACGTGCTGTCTCCTTATCATCAGATCCCAACCAAGTTCTGCCACACGCCAGCAATTATAGGCTTCACTGGCAAGCTTGGATTACCAGGTCTGAGAAAGACCAAGTTAACAGTGGGCCTGTGGCATCttctgtcaaaatattttttcaggggAGTCTGACTACACGTAATTGGTAGGTACTGTTGATCCCATAAACACATTGTACTCAATCCTGGACCCTAACTGCTTTGGGGCTCATGTAGATGAGTCACCCGTGTGGGCAACAGGATAAAGTGCCAGAGGAATCTTCTTTAATGACCAAGTGTCTCTATCTTCCAGACGGCCATGTGATAGATGAGCACCTCACAGCTTCCAGGACTCCAGAATTAACACTGTCTGCGTGTGCTCTTGTGCTACCTGGCATCTGCCTTGCTATACAAAGTTATTATTAACCCACATTTGTTTTCAACATTTGTCATGCAGATTTCATGACCTGTAAAGGCTGTCTCTCTAATGTCCCAACTGAGAGATGATAATTTGTTAGTTGCCTTGAAATAGTGAATAGATTTCCCTGTGGTCCCTAAAAAGATTTCCTTGAAGCACCAATTACTttcctctgccctgccctctccaaaaaactaattaaaaaaaaaaaagagtaagccATATCTTGTGCCCAACTCCTGTGTTTCTGATACAGGTAACTGCCAAGGGCTTACAGATAACTTCCTTTAAACAATTGAATTCTATATTTAGACTATTAAAGGTTACTCTCAATGTGGAACTGAGCATAAAGCTTTGAGTGGAGTTGATTGACATCAGTTAAGATAGTATCTTGGAAAGGAGGGACCTGTAAAGGGAGcagaggaaaagggagggggCAGATATCCATGGTGAGAGACGGGCTGCTAGAGTAATGGAGGTGTGCGTGTATCCTGGGTGACTAGGTAGAAAAGTGGGAGCAAATGGGAgagatttgagaaaataaaatgaatgtcttGGTTGATCTGGTGGCTACAGAGAAGCAAATTAAAAGGCTAAGTTGAAGGGCAAGTTTCTATCATCTATAGGAAGCTGTATGAGACAAGGGCACCTGTTTTCTGAAGGATttgtaaaaagaataaagtctccTTTAAAAAAACTATCTAAATTCCCCTGATATATAAAGATTGATTAATACATTATGATTTCTCTATACTATGCAATTATTTCAATGGTGATAAAATGTTCACAGTATGTTTAGTTGTAAGCCAGTGATAAAACCATATATTGTAAagccagttttaaaaatatgtatctgatCTGTCCAGTAAAAGTGGGAAGTGCGTTGACCAATGTGTGAACTGTGGTTATTTCTAGGTGGTAGCATTTTTCCTCTCACTtctctgttttccacagtgagggtgtattattttgttttcgTATGGACCGTGATGACTACGACAGGCTTAAAGCCAAGGGAACTGGAAAGGCCCAGAGCACAAGTGCCCAGTTTTGTCTGTGGCTTTGGTGTGTGTGCTCTGCTGTGAGGGACAAGATCTGTTTCCATTATTTACATACTGTTGGATCCATAATTCGTGGTTTTCCAAATGAATGCCCTACAGATGCAAAATTCCAGAAGAgtggaattttcttttgttttttgcaatGTCCAGTGACAGAAGGTGAAATGGGATAAGCAAGGAAGCAGTGAGAGATCCCACCAAGAGAGCTCAGAGCTGGAGAGGGGGCTGCCCAGTGCGGAGGGCTGGTCTGGCCACTCACTGGAATGGGGCCCAGTTTCCTAGTCTGAACCATGTTGGTC
Coding sequences within:
- the TDGF1 gene encoding teratocarcinoma-derived growth factor 1, with protein sequence MERFSYSVILIMAFSRALELGLVAGLGDLELARPSQGELAFRDDGLWSQEEPAIRHQPSQFVASMGIQKSKELNRTCCLNGGTCMLGSFCACPPSFYGRNCEHDSRKENCGSVPHDTWLPRKCSMCKCWHGQLRCFPQSFLPGCDGHVIDEHLTASRTPELTLSACALVLPGICLAIQSYY